One Melanotaenia boesemani isolate fMelBoe1 chromosome 8, fMelBoe1.pri, whole genome shotgun sequence DNA segment encodes these proteins:
- the LOC121644150 gene encoding transmembrane 6 superfamily member 2-like: protein MKPPAEVSVFLISLLAPGVLFTMNNIPAFQEPLPILGMGMVILGSVLLLLLLLTVQHKTKVDPLFYVFAEFSFICMVGLTNALEQDGFISGFMDFYIKMGEPHLSTAYAVMMSYWEGVVHFTLFLIIIHRMFAGKSYRSLGLLWAGSSIAHQIVFIPGVVIGKYGSNIRPAFWRNVPFFLLPFWAASLLFSRPREMPIITADKIAAEQKKSLLSRPVDLLLSLLLLGAMAFTVFRGFVVLDCPLDTCFTYIYQYEPYLKDPVGFPRIMMLMYLFYAVPLLAVLIYGLKTPGCRWMLDWTIFFAGAMVQTQWCHIGASLHSRTPFTYRVPADRRWPVIALNVLLAVAPVLLALRCHTNPAYFMTPVHEGQTKNEKKTK, encoded by the exons ATGAAGCCGCCGGCTGAAGTCAGCGTATTTCTGATCTCTCTGTTGGCTCCCGGAGTTCTGTTCACAATGAACAACATCCCTGCGTTTCAGGA ACCTCTTCCTATTCTGGGAATGGGAATGGTTATCCTTGGATctgttcttctcctcctcctcctcctcacagtGCAGCACAAGACAAAAGTGGACCCTTTATTCTATG TGTTTGCAGAGTTTTCATTTATCTGCATGGTGGGCTTAACCAATGCTTTAGAGCAAGATGGCTTCATTTCTGGCTTCATGGATTTTTACATTAAGATG GGCGAGCCTCACCTTAGTACGGCCTATGCTGTAATGATGTCATATTGGGAGGGTGTTGTGCACTTCACCCTCTTCCTCATAATTATTCATCGCATGTTTGCAGG GAAGTCCTACAGAAGTCTGGGCTTGCTGTGGGCAGGCTCCTCCATTGCCCATCAAATTGTTTTTATCCCAGGAGTGGTCATTG GTAAGTATGGGTCTAACATTCGACCAGCCTTTTGGAGGAACGTTCCCTTCTTTTTGCTGCCTTTCTGGGCAGCTTCTCTGCTGTTTAGCAGACCAAGGGAGATGCCAATCATTACAGCAGACAAG ATTGCTGCAGAGCAGAAGAAGAGTCTGCTGTCTCGACCCGTAGACCTTCTTTTGTCACTCCTGTTACTGGGTGCCATGGCCTTCACCGTTTTCAGAGGTTTT GTAGTACTGGACTGTCCTCTTGACACCTGTTTCACCTACATCTATCAGTATGAGCCATACCTCAAAGACCCAGTTGGGTTTCCCAGGATTATG ATGCTGATGTATTTGTTCTACGCTGTGCCCCTGCTCGCTGTCCTCATCTATGGTCTGAAAACACCTGGCTGCCGCTGGATGTTGGACTGGACCATCTTTTTTGCTGGAGCTATGGTTCAG ACCCAGTGGTGTCATATCGGAGCATCTTTGCACTCACGCACTCCATTCACCTACCGAGTCCCAGCGGACAGACGATGGCCTGTTATTGCCCTCAATGTGCTGCTTGCAGTTGCACCAGTTCTGCTAGCCCTGCGCTGCCATACCAACCCTGCTTATTTTATGACACCCGTTCATGAGGGACAAACCAAGAACGAGAAGAAGACAAAGTAG
- the LOC121645029 gene encoding uncharacterized protein LOC121645029, with the protein MDVPLESLVIRQKDEDGTVLYESYIPPSRDSIHLPTYVLYLLIAVFIVLSVLYAIIGHLIKDLIHDFADCMLGEQPEEVVVNYCEAKDKFMADWAPETSPELEAMALAEEKKMVDRDFMKSPAIWIISTEPRSTRTGPRVVFGKMT; encoded by the exons ATGGATGTACCGTTGGAGAGCTTAGTCATTCGCCAGAAGGACGAAGATGGTACTGTGCTCTATGAGTCTTACATTCCTCCTTCTCGGGATTCCATTCACCTGCCTACATATGTTCTGTACCTGCTCATAGCTGTCTTCATCGTGCTGTCTGTTCTTTATGCCATTATTGGCCATCTCATCAAAGACCTCATCCATGACTTTGCAG ACTGTATGCTTGGGGAGCAGCCTGAGGAAGTGGTGGTGAACTATTGTGAAGCCAAGGATAAGTTCATGGCAGACTGGGCCCCAGAAACCTCCCCTGAACTGGAGGCAATGGCCCTGGCAGAGGAGAAGAAGATGGTTGACAGGGACTTTATGAAATCTCCAGCCATCTGGATCATCTCCACAGAACCGCGAAGCACCAGGACAGGACCCCGTGTGGTTTTTGGGAAGATGACTtag